One window of Candidatus Mycobacterium wuenschmannii genomic DNA carries:
- a CDS encoding MarR family winged helix-turn-helix transcriptional regulator, whose translation MTPSATTERAAAEEAVAGLGADLLAVVARLNRYATQRIQMQLPAAQARLLSTIDAHGEARICDLAAVDHCSQPTMTTQVRRLEDAGLVTRTVDPGDARAVRIKITAEGMRTLNRVRADRASAIEPQLADLGEADRQTLAEAVTVLRRLLDDSAPVRRPGGPR comes from the coding sequence ATGACGCCATCCGCAACCACTGAGCGCGCCGCCGCCGAGGAGGCTGTCGCCGGACTTGGCGCGGATCTGCTCGCCGTCGTGGCGCGGCTCAATCGCTACGCCACGCAACGCATTCAGATGCAACTGCCGGCCGCGCAGGCGCGCCTGCTCTCGACGATCGACGCCCACGGCGAGGCCCGCATCTGCGACCTGGCCGCAGTCGACCACTGCTCGCAGCCGACGATGACCACGCAGGTGCGACGCCTCGAGGACGCCGGCCTGGTCACCCGCACGGTCGACCCCGGCGATGCCCGCGCGGTGCGGATCAAGATCACGGCGGAGGGGATGCGGACGCTGAACCGCGTCCGCGCCGACCGGGCTAGCGCGATCGAGCCGCAACTCGCCGACCTCGGCGAGGCCGACCGCCAGACGCTGGCAGAGGCCGTCACCGTGCTCCGCCGTCTGCTCGACGACTCGGCGCCTGTCCGGCGGCCCGGCGGACCTCGCTAG
- a CDS encoding ATP-binding cassette domain-containing protein, which produces MHWRRKLGRIFAAAARPAKRPTAEAPAETPRPTTIAGPLEARRVRLSVDGEQALADLSFSAQPGTVTSVIGLSEASTSALVDVLAGTVQPSVGEVDFDGHEVAADDVRPHVGVVPRHDLLRPQLTVEQALQYAAELRLPPETSADQRRATIRSVLDKVELTGLRTAKAGTLDAEQRKRASLAVELLTDPALIVFDEPTADLEPEAAQRITALLRLVADEGRVVLEATTAPTDLDVCDQVVLLTPTGIPVFAGPPAQIGPQLGTTDWAAIVKRARNDPYGAHDEYLARLQEPPPPEPPPPTDSPAAPAVRRNMLRQITVSTRRQAWVMLGDQRYFIFLAILPVLFGAITLLIPGDAGLGPASRYGNNPDQALSMLAVLVFGAVVMGTALGVRDLFGEQRIFRREQAHGLSASAFLAGKVMVYSLTATVQIAIITTVATVGHKAPTHGGSLLGHSAFAATVELFLALSAITVVTALVALALSSPATVYEQIVLIAVLIVLVSLVFAGALFPIADRLPLEQIAALVPSRWGFAAVASTVDVHAVNPLAEADDSWRHSSGQWLLDMGVLIGFGVLAAGALRWRLRRPSRRHQPPLISAHSVL; this is translated from the coding sequence GTGCATTGGCGGCGAAAACTCGGCCGGATTTTCGCAGCGGCTGCACGTCCGGCGAAGCGGCCCACGGCCGAGGCGCCGGCCGAGACTCCGCGGCCCACGACGATCGCCGGCCCGCTGGAGGCCCGCCGGGTCCGGCTGAGCGTCGACGGCGAGCAGGCGCTGGCCGACCTGTCGTTCAGCGCGCAACCCGGCACGGTCACGTCGGTGATCGGGTTGTCCGAGGCCAGCACCTCCGCGCTGGTCGACGTGCTCGCCGGCACGGTGCAACCGAGCGTGGGCGAGGTCGACTTCGACGGCCACGAAGTCGCCGCCGACGACGTTCGCCCGCATGTCGGAGTCGTGCCGCGGCACGACCTGCTACGCCCGCAACTCACCGTCGAGCAGGCGCTGCAGTACGCGGCCGAATTACGTTTGCCGCCAGAGACTTCCGCGGACCAGCGCCGCGCGACCATCCGATCGGTGCTGGACAAGGTCGAGCTGACCGGGCTCCGCACGGCCAAGGCGGGCACGCTGGACGCCGAGCAGCGCAAGCGGGCATCCCTGGCCGTGGAATTGCTCACCGACCCGGCGCTGATCGTGTTCGACGAGCCGACGGCCGACCTCGAACCGGAAGCTGCGCAACGCATCACGGCCCTGCTCCGACTGGTGGCCGACGAAGGTCGGGTCGTGCTGGAGGCGACAACCGCGCCGACCGATCTCGACGTATGCGACCAGGTAGTGCTCCTCACCCCGACCGGCATCCCGGTGTTCGCCGGCCCGCCTGCCCAGATCGGGCCGCAGTTGGGCACCACCGACTGGGCGGCGATCGTCAAGCGTGCCCGCAACGACCCCTACGGCGCGCACGACGAGTACCTGGCCCGCCTGCAGGAGCCGCCACCGCCGGAGCCGCCACCGCCGACCGACTCCCCGGCCGCTCCCGCGGTGCGCCGAAACATGTTGCGGCAGATCACCGTATCGACCCGTCGGCAGGCGTGGGTGATGCTCGGCGATCAGCGCTACTTCATCTTCCTGGCGATCCTGCCGGTGCTCTTCGGGGCCATCACCCTGCTGATACCGGGCGATGCCGGCCTGGGCCCGGCCAGCCGCTACGGCAACAATCCCGACCAGGCCCTGTCCATGCTGGCCGTGCTGGTCTTCGGCGCCGTCGTGATGGGCACCGCGCTTGGCGTTCGCGACCTCTTCGGCGAGCAGCGCATCTTCCGGCGTGAGCAGGCGCACGGCCTGTCGGCGTCGGCCTTCCTGGCCGGCAAGGTCATGGTCTACAGCCTCACCGCCACGGTCCAGATCGCGATCATCACCACCGTCGCGACCGTCGGGCACAAGGCGCCCACGCACGGCGGGTCGCTGCTCGGCCACAGTGCGTTTGCGGCAACCGTCGAGTTGTTCCTCGCACTGAGCGCAATCACCGTCGTGACCGCGTTGGTCGCGCTCGCGCTGTCGTCACCGGCGACCGTCTACGAGCAGATCGTGCTGATTGCGGTCCTGATCGTCCTGGTGTCGCTGGTCTTTGCCGGTGCGCTGTTCCCGATCGCCGACCGGCTACCGCTCGAGCAGATTGCCGCGCTGGTACCGTCGCGCTGGGGCTTCGCCGCCGTTGCGTCGACCGTCGACGTGCATGCGGTCAATCCGCTTGCCGAGGCCGATGATTCGTGGAGGCACTCGTCCGGGCAGTGGCTGCTGGACATGGGCGTGTTGATCGGATTCGGTGTCCTCGCCGCCGGGGCACTGCGCTGGCGGCTGCGACGGCCGTCGCGCCGGCATCAGCCGCCGTTGATCTCCGCCCACAGCGTCTTGTAG
- a CDS encoding ParA family protein has translation MRVYATYNIKGGVGKTSAAVNLAHLAALDGHNVLLWDLDPQGAATYMFRVRPKVKGGGRALVEGSRTLDDAIKATDFDGLDLVPADFRYRNLDVQLDDMKRPTRRIRELLQPLESQYDVVFLDCPPSISLLSENVLHAVDTLLVPMIPATLSVRTFDQLTGFVSEFEGRQPRVRAFFSMVDRRKRLHCDLVQHLSTERTGIMRTAIPALSVIEQMAEHRSPVTAFAPTSPASHCYKTLWAEINGG, from the coding sequence ATGAGGGTTTACGCGACGTACAACATCAAGGGCGGCGTCGGGAAGACGTCGGCGGCGGTGAACCTGGCGCACCTCGCGGCTCTCGACGGGCACAACGTCCTGCTCTGGGATCTGGACCCGCAGGGCGCCGCGACCTACATGTTCCGGGTGCGGCCCAAGGTCAAGGGCGGCGGTAGGGCGCTGGTGGAGGGGTCGCGAACGCTCGACGACGCGATCAAGGCCACCGACTTCGACGGCCTCGACCTGGTGCCAGCCGACTTTCGGTACCGCAACCTCGATGTGCAGCTCGACGACATGAAGCGGCCGACGAGGCGGATCCGGGAACTGTTGCAGCCGTTGGAGAGTCAGTACGACGTCGTTTTCCTCGATTGCCCGCCGAGCATCTCGTTGCTGTCGGAGAACGTCCTGCACGCCGTCGACACGCTGTTGGTGCCGATGATTCCGGCGACGCTGTCGGTCCGCACGTTCGACCAATTGACCGGCTTCGTCAGCGAATTCGAGGGCCGCCAGCCGCGGGTGCGGGCATTCTTCTCGATGGTGGACCGTCGCAAGCGATTGCACTGCGACCTGGTGCAGCACCTGTCGACCGAACGGACGGGCATCATGCGCACCGCCATCCCCGCGCTGTCGGTCATCGAGCAGATGGCCGAACATCGCTCTCCGGTGACCGCGTTCGCGCCGACCAGTCCGGCGTCACACTGCTACAAGACGCTGTGGGCGGAGATCAACGGCGGCTGA